Proteins from a genomic interval of Acidobacteriota bacterium:
- a CDS encoding pyruvate oxidase: MAFTAADALVSTLQSWGVDTIYGLPGDGINGIMEALRNASDRVRFIQVRHEESAAFMACAHAKFTGTLGVCLATSGPGGLHLLNGLYDAKLDGQPVLAVTGMPYHDLIGTHTQQDVPLDRVFQDVAAYSERVMGPGHVENVADLACRIALSRRTVTHLTFPVDFQRAEAGNRSKRNVPGHTSDVFARSARLPADEDLRRAADILNAGARVAILAGRGALGAADQLQELADRLGAPIAKPLLGKAAVPDDSPYTTGAIGLLGTKPSQEAMERCDTLLMIGTSFPYIEFLPKPGQARGVQIDVDAGRIGLRYPVEVGLVGDCRRTIRALLPLLRRHDDRAFLAAAQNGMREWQALMDERGTSRETPMKPWVVAWELGRRLRDDAIVCGDSGTVATWYARHLPAKRGQMYSLSGTLASMANGLPYAIAAQLAYPERQVVALVGDGGFTMLLGELATAVKYALPIKIVVMKNNTLGMIKWEQMVFEGNPEYGCELQPIDFAAVARGFGAGAVTITDPERCGPMLDEALASPGPTIIEAVVDPFVPPMPPRVTLEQAAHFATSLLKGEPNREKIAWTVVADRVRELV, translated from the coding sequence ACGGCATCAACGGGATTATGGAAGCGCTCCGCAACGCCTCAGACCGCGTGCGCTTCATCCAGGTGCGCCACGAAGAGTCGGCGGCGTTCATGGCGTGCGCGCACGCGAAGTTCACGGGGACGCTCGGCGTCTGCCTCGCGACGTCGGGACCAGGCGGTCTCCATCTGTTGAACGGGCTCTACGACGCGAAGCTGGACGGGCAGCCGGTCCTGGCCGTTACCGGCATGCCGTACCACGATCTCATCGGCACGCACACGCAGCAGGACGTTCCGCTCGACCGCGTGTTTCAGGACGTCGCGGCGTACAGCGAACGCGTCATGGGACCGGGGCACGTCGAGAATGTGGCCGACCTGGCGTGCCGCATCGCGCTCAGCCGGAGGACGGTGACGCACCTCACGTTTCCCGTGGACTTCCAGCGCGCGGAAGCCGGCAACCGTTCCAAGCGCAACGTGCCCGGCCACACCTCGGATGTGTTCGCCCGCTCGGCGCGCCTGCCTGCGGACGAAGACCTGCGACGCGCCGCCGACATCCTGAACGCCGGAGCGCGGGTCGCAATCCTGGCCGGGCGCGGCGCGCTCGGCGCCGCCGATCAACTGCAGGAGCTTGCGGATCGGCTCGGCGCGCCAATTGCCAAACCGCTGCTGGGCAAAGCGGCGGTGCCTGATGACAGCCCCTACACGACCGGCGCCATCGGCCTGCTCGGCACGAAACCGTCCCAGGAGGCGATGGAGCGGTGCGACACGCTGCTGATGATCGGAACCTCGTTTCCGTACATCGAGTTCCTCCCGAAACCGGGACAGGCGCGCGGGGTGCAGATCGATGTCGACGCCGGGCGAATCGGGCTCCGATATCCCGTGGAGGTCGGGCTCGTCGGCGATTGCCGGCGCACGATTCGCGCCCTGCTGCCGCTACTTCGGCGCCACGACGACCGCGCATTTCTGGCCGCCGCGCAGAACGGCATGCGCGAGTGGCAGGCGCTGATGGACGAGCGCGGCACGAGCCGTGAGACGCCGATGAAGCCGTGGGTGGTCGCGTGGGAACTCGGCCGGCGGCTCCGCGACGACGCGATCGTGTGCGGCGACAGCGGCACCGTGGCCACGTGGTATGCGCGGCATCTTCCCGCCAAGCGAGGCCAGATGTACTCACTCTCCGGGACGCTGGCGTCGATGGCCAACGGCCTGCCGTATGCGATCGCCGCGCAGCTCGCCTATCCCGAGCGCCAGGTCGTCGCGCTCGTGGGGGACGGTGGCTTCACCATGCTGCTCGGGGAGCTGGCGACAGCCGTGAAGTACGCGCTGCCGATCAAGATTGTCGTCATGAAGAACAACACGCTCGGCATGATCAAGTGGGAGCAGATGGTCTTCGAGGGAAACCCCGAGTACGGATGCGAGCTGCAACCGATCGACTTCGCGGCCGTCGCGCGTGGGTTCGGCGCCGGCGCGGTGACGATCACCGACCCGGAGCGCTGCGGCCCCATGCTGGATGAGGCGCTCGCGTCGCCTGGCCCCACGATCATCGAGGCGGTCGTCGACCCCTTCGTGCCCCCCATGCCCCCGCGCGTGACGCTGGAGCAGGCGGCGCACTTCGCGACGTCGCTGCTGAAGGGGGAGCCGAACCGCGAGAAGATCGCCTGGACGGTGGTGGCGGACAGGGTGAGGGAGTTGGTGTAG